A genomic segment from Thermus aquaticus encodes:
- a CDS encoding aldehyde dehydrogenase family protein, with product RWLEHYRWAEEDGATLLFGRGRITRDNPYPRFHGDPEAGLFGWPTVFEARPGMRQFQEEIFGPTVNLVKVDGIEEAIEVANSPPYGLPSAISPTPRHWAYLFKVGIRAGMTSINNATVGAEAHLPFGGVKASGNGARE from the coding sequence CGCTGGCTGGAGCACTACCGCTGGGCCGAGGAGGACGGGGCCACGCTCCTTTTCGGCCGGGGGCGCATCACCCGGGACAACCCCTACCCCCGCTTCCACGGGGACCCTGAGGCCGGCCTTTTCGGCTGGCCCACGGTCTTTGAAGCCCGCCCCGGCATGCGCCAGTTCCAGGAGGAGATCTTCGGGCCCACCGTCAACCTGGTGAAGGTGGACGGCATTGAGGAAGCCATAGAGGTGGCCAACAGCCCCCCTTACGGCCTTCCCAGCGCCATCTCCCCCACCCCCCGCCACTGGGCCTACCTCTTCAAGGTGGGGATCCGGGCCGGCATGACCAGCATCAACAACGCCACCGTGGGGGCCGAGGCCCACCTGCCTTTCGGCGGGGTGAAGGCCAGCGGCAACGGGGCCCGGGAG